Proteins encoded by one window of Emys orbicularis isolate rEmyOrb1 chromosome 15, rEmyOrb1.hap1, whole genome shotgun sequence:
- the LOC135889433 gene encoding TLC domain-containing protein 5-like, translating into MMLSVIFQVTCSLTAWLSLYACFCYWNKHRTYEWSCRLVTLMHGVIVTCLSGYVAFIDGPWPLTHTGTPNTPLQVRVLCLTLGYFIFDLSWCMYFKTEGDLMLSHHTLSICGMVLVLGLGKSATEINAIVFVSEITNPLLQARWFLRETGHYCSFIGEVVDVSFVALFMVLRIGVGGQIMYSVIVSSSPIWLLKAGGLAMYIVSLGFMIEICSFARRKVLKKYHIWRSVSGGDMPLKTNGHLTPH; encoded by the exons ATGATGCTCTCCGTCATTTTCCAGGTGACCTGCAGCCTGACTGCCTGGCTCTCCCTCTACGCCTGTTTCTGCTATTGGAATAAGCACCGTACTTACGAGTGGAGTTGCCGGCTGGTCACTCTGATGCATGGGGTCATTGTCACCTGCCTCTCTGGCTACGTTGCTTTTATCGATGGCCCCTGGCCTCTAACTCACACAG GGACGCCAAACACGCCTCTCCAGGTCCGTGTGCTGTGCCTTACCTTGGGTTACTTTATCTTTGACCTCAGCTGGTGCATGTACTTCAAGACAGAAGGAGATCTCATGCTGTCTCATCACACGCTGAGTATTTGTGGCATGGTTCTCGTGCTGGGGCTCGGCAAGTCAGCCACCGAAATCAATGCCATTGTCTTCGTCAGCGAGATCACCAACCCGCTGCTGCAGGCCCGCTGGTTCCTGCGGGAAACCGGGCACTACTGCAGCTTCATTGGGGAAGTGGTGGATGTCTCCTTTGTGGCTCTCTTTATGGTGCTGCGGATTGGGGTGGGAGGCCAAATCATGTATTCTGTGATCGTCTCCTCCAGCCCCATATGGCTACTCAAGGCTGGAGGCCTGGCTATGTACATAGTGTCCCTGGGGTTCATGATCGAAATCTGCAGCTTCGCTAGGAGGAAAGTGTTGAAAAAGTACCATATCTGGAGGAGTGTGAGCGGCGGGGACATGCCCCTGAAAACCAATGGGCATCTGACACCTCATTAA